From one Basilea psittacipulmonis DSM 24701 genomic stretch:
- the trpA gene encoding tryptophan synthase subunit alpha, with the protein MSDGVSPRIDQAFAECRAQKKAALIPYICAGDPDPSMTVSLMHALVKGGADVIELGVPFSDPAADGPTIQLASERAIKKGTSLIKTLEMVKAFRQSNTRTPVVLMGYGNPIEAMGHVQFAQKAQESGVDGVLIVDFPPEEYDEFEKELKNRQISPIFLLAPTSNEARMKEIAKIASGYIYYVSLKGVTGSGTLDTNEVKQRVELIKQHVGHIPVGVGFGIKDAESAKAIASVADAVVIGSKLIQVIESAMNSPESSVSKVCDAASSFLSEINAALIGK; encoded by the coding sequence ATGAGTGATGGTGTTTCTCCCAGAATTGATCAGGCTTTTGCTGAATGTCGTGCTCAGAAAAAAGCAGCATTGATTCCTTATATCTGTGCCGGTGATCCTGACCCCAGTATGACGGTATCATTGATGCATGCTTTGGTAAAAGGTGGGGCGGATGTGATTGAATTAGGCGTTCCATTTTCTGATCCCGCTGCTGATGGGCCGACGATTCAGTTAGCCTCAGAACGTGCGATTAAAAAGGGCACATCTTTGATTAAAACTTTAGAGATGGTCAAAGCTTTTCGCCAATCGAATACCCGAACGCCCGTTGTTCTAATGGGGTATGGTAATCCGATAGAGGCAATGGGGCATGTTCAGTTTGCACAAAAGGCTCAAGAATCAGGCGTGGACGGTGTTTTAATCGTTGATTTTCCGCCTGAAGAATATGATGAGTTTGAAAAAGAGCTTAAAAATAGACAAATTTCTCCGATCTTTTTGCTTGCACCGACTTCAAATGAAGCACGCATGAAAGAAATTGCTAAAATAGCGTCAGGTTATATTTATTATGTTTCATTAAAAGGGGTGACTGGTTCAGGCACGCTGGATACAAACGAAGTGAAACAACGCGTGGAATTGATTAAGCAGCATGTTGGTCATATTCCAGTGGGTGTGGGCTTTGGTATCAAAGATGCCGAAAGTGCCAAAGCGATTGCATCAGTTGCCGATGCAGTGGTTATTGGTAGTAAACTTATTCAAGTTATTGAGTCGGCGATGAATTCGCCAGAGTCATCTGTGTCGAAAGTATGTGATGCGGCAAGCTCATTCTTATCAGAAATTAATGCCGCTTTAATAGGAAAATAG
- the accD gene encoding acetyl-CoA carboxylase, carboxyltransferase subunit beta produces MSWLDKILPPRINRSSSGRRVPEGVWSKCPSCEAVLYSEELQASLNVCPKCNHHMRVSAAERIDMLLDKGERIRIGESIKSVDPLKFKDSKRYPDRLSEAVKASGESDALVVERGTILSIPATVAAFEFSFMGGSMGSVVGERFVRGVQEAIKHNTAFICVSASGGARMQESLFSLMQMAKTNAVLTQLSEEGLPFISVLTDPTMGGVSASFAFMGDVVIAEPKALIGFAGPRVIEQTVREQLPEGFQRAEFLLEKGAIDMVVDRKNLREEIARMIAIFMKQSEHAVTQ; encoded by the coding sequence ATGAGTTGGTTAGATAAAATTCTTCCTCCGCGAATTAACCGTAGTTCCTCTGGTCGTCGTGTACCAGAAGGCGTATGGAGCAAATGTCCGTCATGTGAGGCGGTTTTATATAGTGAGGAATTGCAAGCGTCTTTGAATGTTTGTCCAAAATGTAATCATCATATGCGAGTCAGTGCGGCTGAACGTATTGATATGTTATTGGACAAAGGCGAGCGTATCAGAATTGGTGAGTCAATTAAATCCGTTGACCCCTTAAAATTTAAGGACAGCAAACGCTACCCTGATCGATTAAGTGAGGCGGTAAAAGCTTCTGGAGAAAGTGATGCTTTAGTGGTTGAAAGAGGTACGATTTTGTCCATTCCAGCTACAGTAGCGGCTTTCGAGTTTTCATTTATGGGTGGCTCAATGGGTTCAGTCGTGGGCGAGCGTTTTGTTCGTGGTGTCCAAGAAGCCATTAAACACAATACTGCCTTTATTTGCGTATCTGCATCAGGTGGTGCTCGTATGCAAGAAAGCTTATTCTCTCTTATGCAAATGGCAAAAACTAATGCTGTGTTGACTCAGTTGTCAGAGGAGGGCTTGCCTTTTATTTCTGTGTTGACTGACCCCACTATGGGTGGTGTATCAGCAAGTTTTGCCTTTATGGGCGATGTTGTGATTGCTGAACCCAAGGCATTGATTGGTTTTGCAGGCCCAAGAGTGATTGAACAAACGGTAAGAGAACAGTTACCAGAGGGCTTTCAACGTGCAGAGTTCTTATTAGAAAAAGGTGCTATCGATATGGTAGTGGATCGTAAGAACCTACGTGAAGAGATCGCACGCATGATTGCGATTTTCATGAAACAATCTGAACATGCTGTGACCCAGTAA
- the trpB gene encoding tryptophan synthase subunit beta — MDSTLPDKRGHFGPFGGTFVAETLMYAIQELKEAFDQYKNDPDFMEEFAHEMKHYVGRPSPIYHAKRWSDILGGAQIWFKREDLNHTGAHKVNNCIGQILLAKRMGKKRIIAETGAGQHGVATATVAARYGLECVIFMGEEDVRRQALNVYRMKLLGAKVIAVTSGSRTLKDAMNEALRDWVTNIDHTYYLIGTVAGPHPYPELVRHFQKIIGEECLEQMPKDAGKQPDYVVAAVGGGSNAMGIFAPYIPHQSVALIGVEAAGAGIETGKHAAAIGAGKIGVLHGNRTYLLYDENGQITEAHSISAGLDYPGVGPEHAWLNYSGRAKYESIRDDEALQAFHDCCRYEGIMPALESSHALAYASKLAPTLDKDKIILVCLSGRGDKDIHTVAEHSHIKL, encoded by the coding sequence TTGGATTCGACATTACCAGATAAACGAGGGCATTTTGGTCCTTTTGGCGGTACTTTTGTTGCAGAGACGTTGATGTACGCCATTCAAGAACTAAAAGAAGCCTTTGATCAATACAAAAATGATCCTGATTTCATGGAGGAATTCGCCCATGAAATGAAACATTATGTAGGCCGTCCTAGTCCTATTTATCATGCAAAACGTTGGTCGGATATTTTAGGTGGAGCACAGATTTGGTTTAAACGAGAAGATCTCAATCATACAGGTGCTCATAAGGTAAATAACTGTATTGGCCAGATTTTATTGGCAAAGCGAATGGGCAAAAAACGCATTATCGCAGAGACGGGGGCAGGTCAACATGGTGTGGCAACGGCAACCGTCGCGGCTCGATATGGTTTAGAATGCGTGATTTTTATGGGTGAAGAAGATGTCAGAAGACAAGCCCTAAACGTTTATCGCATGAAATTATTGGGTGCAAAAGTCATTGCGGTCACTTCTGGTTCCAGAACGCTAAAAGACGCGATGAATGAGGCTTTACGCGATTGGGTAACGAATATTGATCATACATATTACCTGATTGGAACCGTGGCAGGCCCTCACCCCTATCCTGAATTAGTGCGTCATTTCCAAAAAATCATTGGTGAAGAATGTTTAGAGCAAATGCCCAAAGATGCAGGTAAACAGCCAGATTATGTGGTGGCTGCTGTTGGCGGGGGATCGAATGCAATGGGTATTTTTGCTCCTTATATTCCTCATCAGTCTGTTGCTTTAATTGGTGTAGAAGCAGCTGGTGCGGGGATTGAAACGGGTAAACATGCTGCTGCTATCGGTGCGGGCAAGATTGGTGTGCTACATGGCAATCGTACATATTTGCTTTATGACGAGAATGGACAAATTACTGAAGCTCATTCTATTTCAGCGGGGTTGGACTACCCTGGCGTAGGACCTGAACACGCTTGGTTAAATTATTCGGGACGAGCCAAATATGAATCAATCCGTGATGATGAGGCGTTGCAGGCATTTCACGATTGTTGTCGATATGAGGGCATTATGCCTGCCTTAGAATCGTCGCATGCTTTGGCTTATGCGAGTAAGTTGGCACCTACTTTGGATAAAGATAAGATTATTCTAGTGTGTTTGTCAGGTCGCGGTGACAAAGATATACACACAGTGGCTGAACACAGCCATATTAAATTATAA